In Cycloclasticus sp., a single genomic region encodes these proteins:
- a CDS encoding FAD:protein FMN transferase → MSLINRPVKNYMFLAGFFLFVALISGCDSQRATSVLLTGETMGTSYHITIADENSNTSKERLKKEIDSKLIQVNELFSTYIKSSEVSRFNAYHGVEAQKKSAEFIKVLAEAQRISDITQGAYDITVGPLVNLWGFGPSFKEEDIPDLQKIEAALSEVGYKNIVYDKQTNEVRKLKESAYIDFSSIAKGYGVDVLSEFLGSEGYMNYMVEIGGEMRVKGVNSQGIKWRIAVEKPDSMTRSIYRVISVTDVAIATSGDYRNFFEKDGVRFSHTIDPTTGQPVQHDLASVTVLSKSSMTADAWATAFMVLGDKKGYDLAIRNELAVLFLVKKGDEIREVSTPMFHKMTEEHSS, encoded by the coding sequence TTGAGCTTAATTAATCGACCCGTTAAAAACTATATGTTTTTAGCGGGTTTTTTTCTATTTGTCGCCTTAATCTCTGGTTGCGATTCGCAACGAGCTACGTCAGTTTTATTGACGGGCGAGACGATGGGTACAAGCTACCACATCACGATTGCTGACGAGAACTCAAACACCAGTAAAGAACGTTTAAAGAAAGAAATAGATTCAAAACTAATTCAAGTAAATGAATTATTTTCGACTTACATTAAATCGTCTGAAGTGTCTCGGTTTAATGCTTACCACGGTGTTGAAGCACAAAAAAAATCAGCTGAGTTTATTAAGGTTTTAGCGGAAGCGCAAAGGATTAGTGACATAACGCAAGGCGCTTACGATATCACGGTGGGGCCGTTGGTAAACCTTTGGGGTTTTGGGCCAAGCTTTAAGGAAGAAGATATACCAGACCTTCAGAAGATTGAAGCGGCATTATCTGAAGTGGGTTATAAGAATATCGTTTATGACAAACAAACTAATGAGGTTAGAAAGCTTAAAGAAAGTGCCTATATCGACTTTTCTTCGATAGCGAAAGGTTATGGCGTAGATGTACTCAGTGAGTTTCTTGGGTCAGAGGGCTATATGAATTATATGGTCGAAATTGGTGGAGAAATGAGAGTTAAAGGTGTCAACTCTCAAGGTATTAAATGGCGAATTGCCGTTGAAAAGCCAGACTCAATGACAAGGTCTATTTATCGAGTTATCTCAGTCACAGATGTGGCGATTGCTACATCGGGTGATTACAGAAACTTTTTTGAAAAAGATGGAGTTAGGTTCTCTCATACGATTGACCCGACTACGGGGCAGCCAGTACAGCATGATTTGGCATCGGTGACTGTATTGTCGAAAAGTAGTATGACGGCCGACGCTTGGGCGACAGCTTTTATGGTGTTGGGTGATAAAAAAGGGTACGATTTGGCTATAAGAAATGAATTAGCCGTATTATTCCTAGTGAAAAAAGGCGATGAGATAAGAGAAGTATCAACGCCGATGTTTCATAAAATGACAGAGGAGCATTCATCATGA
- a CDS encoding CBS domain-containing protein, which translates to MFKSVLIKDYMATNLTTFSPEMEISEAIKFLNTHKISGAPVVDDRGQLAGILSEKDCLQVALQSTYYEDWVGGVVSEYMTKDVETVSDTASVVDIAEKFLKSSYKRYPVLNEDGALVGQVSRSDVLRALDILW; encoded by the coding sequence ATGTTTAAGTCGGTATTAATAAAAGATTATATGGCAACAAATTTAACGACGTTCTCGCCAGAAATGGAGATCTCTGAGGCGATTAAGTTTTTAAATACCCATAAAATATCAGGGGCACCTGTGGTTGATGATAGAGGCCAACTTGCTGGAATTTTGTCTGAGAAGGATTGCCTTCAAGTTGCACTTCAATCTACTTACTATGAAGATTGGGTGGGTGGTGTAGTGTCAGAATACATGACTAAAGACGTGGAAACGGTTTCCGATACGGCGAGTGTTGTTGATATCGCCGAAAAGTTTTTAAAATCATCGTATAAGCGATATCCGGTACTTAATGAAGATGGTGCCCTTGTCGGTCAGGTCAGTCGGAGCGATGTGCTTAGGGCTTTAGATATACTTTGGTAA
- the nqrM gene encoding (Na+)-NQR maturation NqrM has translation MNTFIVTFLVFLLVVVAMAVGVIFSNREIKGSCGGLNDVDGMEGDCLLCSKKTCEKKKAA, from the coding sequence ATGAATACATTTATAGTCACATTTTTGGTTTTCTTATTGGTTGTTGTTGCAATGGCTGTGGGTGTTATTTTTAGTAATAGAGAGATCAAAGGTAGTTGTGGCGGTTTGAACGACGTGGATGGTATGGAAGGCGATTGCCTGCTTTGTAGTAAGAAGACGTGTGAAAAAAAGAAAGCTGCATAA